In the genome of Bradyrhizobium sp. CIAT3101, one region contains:
- the parE gene encoding DNA topoisomerase IV subunit B, with protein sequence MSKQLKTKSKDDLFDGNEPKGRATAAKAAPRASGGEADYTAADIEVLEGLEPVRRRPGMYIGGTDEKALHHLFAEVIDNSMDEALAGHATFIGVELSADGFLTVTDNGRGIPIDPHPKFPKKSALEVIMCTLHSGGKFDSKVYETSGGLHGVGISVVNALSSRLEVEVARSQKLYRMNFERGHPKGKLEDLGKVNNRRGTRVRFKPDTDIFGAKAAFKPQRLFKMTRSKAYLFGGVEIRWNCAPELLKGVEDVPAEATFHFPGGLKDYLAAAIHADTLVHPDIFSGKSGRNGAHGACEWAVAWTADADGFLSSYTNTVPTPDGGTHESGLRSALLRGLKDHAERVGQGKRASSITSEDVMVGAAVMLSVFVREPEFQGQTKDRLATAEAQRIVEQAMKDPFDHWLSGNPNMANRLLDFVIDRAEERLRRRQEKETARKTAGKKLRLPGKLADCTDAGTEGSELFIVEGDSAGGSAKQARDRKTQAVLPLRGKILNVASAGKDKLTANAQLSDLVQAIGCGQLLQYREEDLRYQRIIIMTDADVDGAHIASLLITFFYRQMPKLIDEGHLFLAVPPLYKLTHGQKSVYARDDKHKEELIKSAFNANAKVEVNRFKGLGEMMPAQLKETTMDPVKRTLLKVVLLPDDRDTTADSVERLMGTKAEARFAFISDKAEFASDELLDV encoded by the coding sequence ATGTCCAAGCAGTTGAAAACAAAAAGCAAAGACGATTTGTTCGACGGCAATGAGCCGAAGGGGCGCGCGACCGCCGCGAAGGCAGCGCCACGCGCGAGCGGTGGCGAGGCCGATTACACGGCCGCCGACATCGAGGTGCTCGAGGGCCTGGAACCGGTCCGGCGCCGGCCCGGCATGTATATCGGCGGCACCGATGAGAAGGCGCTGCATCACCTGTTCGCCGAAGTCATCGACAACTCGATGGACGAAGCACTGGCCGGGCACGCGACCTTCATCGGCGTCGAGCTTTCGGCAGACGGCTTCCTCACCGTCACCGACAATGGTCGCGGCATCCCGATCGATCCGCATCCGAAGTTCCCGAAGAAGTCGGCGCTTGAAGTCATCATGTGCACGCTGCATTCGGGCGGCAAGTTCGACAGCAAGGTCTACGAGACCTCGGGCGGTCTGCACGGCGTCGGCATCTCCGTCGTGAACGCCCTCTCCTCGCGGCTCGAGGTCGAGGTCGCGCGCAGCCAGAAGCTCTACCGCATGAATTTCGAGCGCGGCCACCCCAAGGGCAAGCTCGAGGATCTCGGCAAGGTCAACAACCGCCGCGGCACGCGCGTGCGGTTCAAGCCCGACACCGACATCTTCGGCGCCAAGGCCGCGTTCAAGCCGCAGCGCCTGTTCAAGATGACGCGCTCGAAGGCGTATCTGTTCGGCGGCGTCGAAATCCGCTGGAATTGCGCGCCCGAGCTGCTCAAGGGCGTCGAGGACGTGCCGGCGGAAGCGACCTTCCACTTCCCCGGCGGCCTCAAGGATTATCTGGCCGCGGCGATCCACGCCGACACGCTGGTGCATCCCGACATCTTCTCCGGCAAGTCGGGCCGCAACGGCGCACATGGCGCCTGCGAATGGGCCGTGGCCTGGACTGCGGATGCGGACGGCTTCCTGTCCTCCTACACCAACACCGTGCCGACGCCCGATGGCGGCACGCACGAATCCGGCCTGCGCAGCGCGCTGTTGCGCGGCCTGAAGGATCACGCCGAGCGCGTCGGCCAGGGCAAGCGTGCCTCGTCCATCACCTCGGAAGACGTGATGGTGGGCGCCGCCGTGATGCTGTCGGTGTTCGTGCGCGAGCCTGAATTCCAGGGCCAGACCAAGGATCGTCTCGCCACTGCCGAGGCGCAGCGGATCGTCGAACAGGCGATGAAGGATCCGTTCGACCATTGGCTGTCGGGCAATCCGAACATGGCCAACCGGCTGCTCGACTTCGTGATCGACCGCGCTGAAGAGCGGCTGCGCCGTCGTCAGGAAAAGGAGACGGCGCGCAAGACGGCCGGCAAGAAGCTGCGCCTGCCCGGCAAGCTCGCCGACTGCACGGACGCCGGCACCGAAGGCTCAGAGCTTTTCATCGTCGAGGGTGACTCGGCAGGCGGCAGCGCCAAGCAGGCGCGCGATCGCAAGACGCAAGCCGTGCTGCCGTTGCGCGGAAAAATCCTCAACGTCGCCTCCGCAGGCAAGGACAAGCTGACGGCGAACGCCCAGCTCTCCGACCTCGTGCAGGCGATCGGCTGCGGCCAGCTCCTGCAGTATCGCGAAGAGGATCTGCGCTATCAGCGCATCATCATCATGACCGACGCCGACGTCGACGGCGCGCACATCGCTTCGCTGCTGATCACCTTCTTCTACCGGCAGATGCCGAAACTGATCGACGAAGGACATCTCTTCCTCGCCGTGCCACCGCTCTACAAGCTGACCCACGGCCAGAAGTCGGTCTACGCGCGCGACGACAAGCACAAGGAAGAGCTGATCAAGAGCGCGTTCAACGCCAACGCCAAGGTCGAGGTGAATCGCTTCAAAGGCCTCGGCGAGATGATGCCGGCGCAGCTCAAGGAAACCACCATGGATCCGGTCAAGCGGACGCTGCTCAAGGTGGTCCTGCTGCCCGACGACCGCGACACCACGGCCGACTCGGTCGAGCGCCTGATGGGCACCAAGGCCGAGGCACGTTTCGCCTTCATCTCCGACAAGGCCGAGTTCGCCAGCGACGAGCTGCTCGACGTCTGA
- a CDS encoding porin family protein codes for MKKIALALTAVAAMTGSASAADLAARPYVKAPVVAPVASWTGFYVFGGGGGGLSNSDQSVQSTVGAVPLTITQRQGGSGWFGTVGAGYDWQFSGTWVAGVFADGQFGSIRSTVQDPLLGLTGSQKLEDSWAAGVRLGWLVAPNVLSYVNGGYSGAHFGSTNFTTLAGGPTAVHLNGYNRNGFFVGGGVENSLNIFGISSPGWFMKTEYRSAFYNAKTQDEISNVTNLPTGVNSIRANSWNQTISTSLVYRFNWTGPVVAKY; via the coding sequence ATGAAGAAGATTGCACTCGCACTGACCGCGGTCGCGGCGATGACCGGTTCGGCCTCGGCGGCCGACCTTGCTGCCCGTCCCTACGTCAAGGCTCCGGTGGTTGCCCCGGTTGCCAGCTGGACCGGCTTCTACGTGTTCGGCGGTGGCGGCGGCGGTCTCTCGAACTCCGACCAGTCCGTCCAGTCGACCGTCGGCGCTGTTCCGCTGACCATCACCCAGCGTCAGGGTGGTTCGGGTTGGTTCGGCACCGTCGGCGCCGGCTACGACTGGCAGTTCAGCGGCACCTGGGTCGCCGGCGTGTTCGCTGACGGTCAGTTCGGCAGCATCCGCTCCACCGTGCAGGATCCGCTCCTCGGCCTCACTGGCAGCCAGAAGCTGGAAGACTCCTGGGCCGCTGGTGTGCGCCTCGGCTGGCTGGTCGCTCCGAACGTTCTCTCCTACGTCAACGGCGGTTACTCCGGCGCTCACTTCGGCAGCACCAACTTCACGACCCTGGCTGGCGGCCCGACCGCTGTCCACCTGAACGGCTACAACCGCAACGGCTTCTTCGTCGGCGGCGGCGTCGAGAACAGCCTGAACATCTTCGGCATCTCCTCCCCCGGTTGGTTCATGAAGACCGAGTACCGTTCGGCCTTCTACAACGCCAAGACCCAGGACGAGATCTCGAACGTCACCAACCTGCCGACCGGCGTCAACAGCATCCGCGCCAACAGCTGGAACCAGACGATCTCGACCTCGCTGGTCTACCGCTTCAATTGGACCGGCCCGGTCGTCGCCAAGTACTGA
- a CDS encoding glucose 1-dehydrogenase → MTSNRFDLRGKVAIVTGGNGGIGLGLAHGLADAGADIAVVGRNETKSAAAVADLKARGVKAISVTTDVTDKAAVAAMIDRVVKDLGRIDILINNAGMSIRKPPHELELDEWNKVIDTNLTSAFVCSKLAYPALKASGNGKVINIGSMMSIFGASFATAYAASKGGIVQYTRACANAWAPDNIQVNAILPGWIDTDLTRGARKQVSGLHERVLARTPAGRWGDIDDFAGIAVFLASSASNFVTGTAIPVDGGFSVMA, encoded by the coding sequence ATGACATCCAACCGGTTCGATCTCCGCGGCAAGGTCGCGATCGTCACAGGGGGCAATGGCGGCATCGGGCTCGGCCTCGCGCACGGGCTTGCGGACGCCGGCGCCGATATTGCCGTGGTCGGACGCAATGAGACCAAGTCGGCTGCGGCCGTTGCCGATCTCAAGGCGCGCGGCGTCAAGGCGATTTCCGTTACCACCGACGTGACCGACAAAGCCGCGGTCGCCGCGATGATCGACCGCGTCGTCAAGGATCTCGGCCGCATCGACATCCTGATCAACAACGCCGGCATGAGCATCCGCAAGCCGCCGCATGAGCTCGAGCTCGACGAGTGGAACAAGGTGATCGACACCAACCTCACCAGCGCCTTCGTTTGCTCGAAGCTGGCCTATCCGGCGCTGAAGGCGTCAGGCAACGGCAAGGTGATCAACATCGGCTCGATGATGTCGATCTTCGGTGCGAGCTTCGCGACCGCCTATGCGGCGAGCAAGGGCGGCATCGTGCAATACACGCGCGCCTGCGCCAATGCCTGGGCGCCGGACAACATTCAGGTCAATGCCATCCTGCCGGGCTGGATCGACACCGATCTCACCCGCGGCGCGCGGAAGCAGGTGTCGGGCCTGCACGAGCGCGTGCTGGCGCGTACGCCTGCGGGGCGCTGGGGCGATATCGACGACTTCGCCGGCATCGCGGTGTTCCTCGCCTCATCAGCCTCGAACTTCGTCACGGGCACCGCGATTCCCGTCGATGGCGGCTTCTCCGTGATGGCGTAA
- a CDS encoding outer membrane beta-barrel protein gives MKRYFGWAFATASLLSIATMGAASAADMAVKALPPPAPIYSWTGWYAGVNGGWAFDTTSTGSLVAFTPPFTGAVTAGGTPSFLGAKHEGGFGGGQVGYNWQMANWLVGVETDIQGADIGRTSTVIFPGGGGIVPSVSTGRDHIDWFGTLRGRVGVTTGPVLFYATGGLAYGGVRTSVTNLFTPATSGNFAGSDSSTRVGWAAGAGVEWGFAPNWTVRGEYLHVDLGRSNVTMFDPVNFPTDSATYRFNHVVDAVRVGVNYRFGSTAVVAKY, from the coding sequence ATGAAGAGATATTTCGGATGGGCGTTCGCCACTGCTTCGCTGCTCTCAATTGCCACCATGGGCGCTGCTTCCGCAGCCGATATGGCCGTGAAGGCTCTGCCACCGCCTGCACCGATCTACAGCTGGACCGGCTGGTATGCCGGCGTAAACGGTGGCTGGGCATTTGACACCACGTCCACAGGAAGCTTGGTCGCGTTCACGCCGCCCTTTACGGGAGCGGTGACTGCGGGGGGCACCCCGAGCTTCCTCGGTGCCAAGCACGAAGGTGGTTTTGGTGGCGGGCAGGTCGGCTACAACTGGCAGATGGCCAACTGGCTGGTTGGCGTGGAAACCGACATCCAAGGCGCGGATATCGGTCGCACCTCGACGGTGATTTTCCCGGGGGGCGGAGGCATCGTTCCGAGCGTTTCAACCGGCCGCGACCATATCGATTGGTTCGGAACTCTGCGTGGTCGCGTTGGTGTCACGACTGGTCCGGTTCTCTTCTACGCAACGGGTGGTCTTGCCTACGGTGGCGTCAGGACCAGTGTCACCAATCTCTTCACGCCTGCGACTTCCGGCAATTTCGCAGGCAGCGACAGCAGCACCCGGGTCGGGTGGGCTGCTGGCGCCGGTGTGGAGTGGGGCTTCGCGCCCAATTGGACGGTTAGGGGAGAATATCTGCACGTGGATCTCGGTCGATCGAACGTGACGATGTTCGATCCGGTCAACTTCCCCACCGACTCGGCGACCTATCGTTTCAATCATGTGGTTGATGCGGTGCGCGTCGGCGTGAACTACCGCTTCGGTTCCACGGCTGTCGTCGCGAAATACTGA